A window of the Hypomesus transpacificus isolate Combined female chromosome 22, fHypTra1, whole genome shotgun sequence genome harbors these coding sequences:
- the slc44a1a gene encoding choline transporter-like protein 1 isoform X2 — translation MACCIHVVLHRNATGAASRLVSGYDSYGNTCGQKNTQIDGIELSGRDQTDKKFVFFLDPCNIDLINRRIKSIALCVSRCPDTELQTYIDVKKFALANGSELCSYDISPTRYPSHPDRSTKCPKLPVPPSKSLPVFHRCFPVDVACYAEFAKAFITFVSDNSVLYRVVAGVMASKEIIMGLCLLALVLSMILMVVIRYISMVLVWILTVLVVLGSVGGTGVLWWLYVDHRKALQDQTVSALGKEVASDNVQALMVYAIGATIFTVILLLLMFFMRKRVALTIALFHVAGKVFTHLPLLALQPFWTFLTLMLFWVYWLGVLLFLGTAGSPVKNEQTGLVEYHMSGPLQYMVWYHVVGLIWISEFILACQQMTIAGAVVTYYFTRDKSQLPLTPVLTSVLRLIRYHLGTVAKGAFIITLVEIPRLFLTYIHSQLKGKENACARCMLKACICCLWCLEKCLAFLNQNAYAATAINSTSFCTSARDAFVILVENALRVAAINTVGDFVLFLGKVLIVSCTAFAGVLVLNYQRDYTVWVLPLLIVSLFAFLVAHCFLSVFEMVVDVLFLCFAVDTKYNDGSPGSEFYMDKALMEFVENSKKAGRPQEGPAREMKPMTSGGTSA, via the exons ATTTGTCTTCTTCCTTGACCCCTGCAACATTGATCTCATCAACCGGAGGATCAAGTCCATTgcgctgtgtgtgtccaggtgcccGGACACAGAGCTCCAGACATACATAGATGTTAAAAAGTTTGCCCTGGCCAACG GTTCGGAGCTTTGCTCCTATGATATTTCTCCCACCAGGTATCCCAGCCACCCAGACAGATCCACTAAATGCCCCAAGCTTCCCGTTCCACCAAG TAAATCCCTCCCTGTCTTCCACCGTTGCTTCCCCGTGGATGTGGCATGCTACGCTGAGTTTGCTAAGGCCTTCATCACCTTTGTCAGCGACAACAGTGTCCTGTACAGGGTCGTAGCCGGAGTGATGGCCAGTAAGGAGATCATCATGGGTCTCTGCCTACTGGCGCTAG tTCTCTCCATGATCCTGATGGTGGTCATCAGGTACATCTCCATGGTGCTGGTGTGGATCCTCACTGTCCTTGTGGTCCTGGGCTCTGTAG gggggACAGGGGTGCTCTGGTGGCTGTATGTAGACCACAGGAAGGCCCTGCAGGACCAGACGGTTTCTGCCCTGGGAAAGGAGGTGGCTTCAGACAATGTCCAGGCCCTGATGGTGTATGCCATTGGGGCCACTATTTTCAcg GTgatcctgctgctgctgatgtTCTTCATGAGGAAGCGCGTGGCCCTCACCATCGCCCTGTTCCACGTGGCGGGCAAGGTGttcacccacctccccctgctGGCCCTGCAGCCCTTCTGGACCTTCCTCACCCTCATGCTCTTCTGGGTCTACTGGCTCGGCGTGCTCCTCTTCCTCGGCACCGCAG GGAGCCCAGTGAAGAATGAGCAGACTGGTCTGGTGGAGTACCATATGTCCGGCCCGCTCCAGTACATGGTGTGGTACCATGTCGTAGGCCTCATCTGGATCAGTGAGTTCATCCTGGCCTGCCAACAGATGACCATCGCTGGAGCAGTGGTCACCTACTACTTTACGAG GGACAAATCCCAGCTGCCGCTGACCCCCGTCCTGACCTCCGTGCTCCGTCTCATCCGCTATCACCTGGGCACGGTGGCCAAGGGCGCCTTCATCATCACCCTGGTGGAGATCCCCCGCCTCTTTCTCACCTACATCCACAGCCAGCTGAAAGGAAAG GAAAATGCCTGTGCTCGCTGCATGCTGAAAGCCTGTATCTGCTGCCTGTGGTGTCTGGAGAAGTGTCTAGCGTTCCTGAACCAA AATGCGTATGCCGCCACCGCCATCAACAGCACTAGCTTCTGTACATCGGCCCGGGATGCCTTCGTCATCCTGGTGGAGAACGCCCTCAGAGTGGCGGCAATCAACACTGTGGGAGACTTTGTTCTCTTCCTTGGAAAG GTGCTGATTGTGTCGTGCACGGCATTCGCCGGCGTGCTGGTGCTCAACTACCAGCGTGACTACACGGTGTgggtcctccccctcctcatcgtGTCCCTGTTCGCCTTCCTGGTGGCCCACTGCTTCCTGTCCGTGTTCGAGATGGTGGTGGACGTGCTGTTCCTCTGCTTCGCCGTGGATACCAAGTACAATGACGGCAGCCCAGGCAGCGAGTTCTACATGGACAAGGCTCTCATG GAGTTTGTTGAGAACAGTAAGAAGGCCGGGCGGCCTCAGGAAGGACCTGCTAGAGAGATGAAACCCATG ACCAGTGGAGGGACATCAGCTTGA